The genomic segment AAGTTCTGCGGTGTAGAAAAACTGTCTTCTGCCACCTACCCCCTATACCCTATACCCTTGACCCGGCTCGACTCCGCTCGCCGCAAGCTTGACCCTAATGAACCTAATAAGGTAGCGCTGGCCTCAAAAAAGCTCGGGTCCCAGTATATTGTAATAACCTCGGTAACCAGGGACGACCTGCCGGATCAGGGAGCCGGTCAGTTCATTCTTACAGTGCAGGAGATAAGAAAGCTGTTACCGGAAGCGCAGATAGAATTGCTGGTGCCTGATTTTTGGGCAGATAAAGATATCATCGCTAAAATTGTTCATATTAAGCCAAATATTTTCGCCCACAATATTGAAATGGTGCCGTCTTTATATGGCAAATTAAGGCCGAGTTCCGACTATTTCAGATCACTAGATGTGCTAAGGACAGCCAGAGAGCTTGACGGCTCACTTTACACTAAGAGCGGTTTTATGCTAGGATTAGGGGAAAAGAAGGACGAAGTTATCGGCTTGATGAAGGACCTTAGGTCGGTTGACTGCAATATCCTTACAATAGGCCAATATCTTCAGCCCTCCAAGGCTCAGACAGAGGTCCGCGAGTATATCCATCCCGATGTCTTTGCCGAGCATAAGAAGACCGCTGAGGGACTAGGGTTTAAAAAAGTGATATCCGGGCCTTTTGTCAGGAGTTCTTACAGATTCAGCGAGGAATAACCGGCAAATGTTTGAAGAAGCACAAAGACTATCCAGCCTGCCCACTTATGTCTTTGACCTTGTCGACAAGCACAAGAGCGAAGAAAGGGCCAAAGGCAAGGACCTTATCGACCTGAGCATGGCCTCTCCCGACCTGCCCACCCCGCTCCAGGTGGTTGAAGCCATGAAAAAAGCGCTCGACGACGCCGCCACACACAGATATCCCAATTTTAACGGGCTCCAGGAATTCAGGGAAGCCGTGCGGGATTTTTGCCTAAGACAGTATGGCGTGCATGTTGACGCAGGTAAAGAAGTGATCCCTTTGATCGGCTCAAAAGAAGGGCTAGTGCACTTTGCCCTTGCCTTTGTAGACCCGGGAGACACCGTTCTGGTGCCTGTCCCCGCCTATCCTGCTCACTTCAGAGGCACCCTGATAGCCGGAGGCGCACCCATCGTGCTGCCCACCAGCGAAAAGACCGGGTATCTTCCTGACCTTTCCATAATTGACGAGGCCATAGCAAAAAAAGCGAAGATACTTTTCCTTAGTTTTCCCACCAATCCAACGGGCGCGGTGGCTACCAAAGAGTTCTTTAAAGAAGCGGTTGAGTTCTGCAAAAAACACAACCTTATCCTTGTTCATGATTTTGCCTACGCCGAGATCTTTTATGACGGCAACAGGCCCATAAGCCTGATGACGATCCCCGGAGCCAAGGATGTGGCGCTGGAATTCCACACTTTTTCAAAAACTTTTTCTATGGCCGGCTGGAGGGCGGGTTTTGTAATAGGCAACCACGAACTGATCGAGAGCCTGCGCAAGATGAAGACCAATCTTGATTACGGGCTGTTCATGGCAACCCAAAAGGCCTGCATTGCCGCGCTCAAGCTTCCGAAACCGTATTTTGAGGAACTGCGGCGCACATACCAGGAAAGGCGCGATGCCCTTATCAGCGGCCTTCAGGAGCTTGGCTGGAAGATAGAAAAACCAAAAGCCTCAATGTATGTCTGGGCGCAGGTACCCAGGGGATATACCTCCTCCAACTTTGCGCTCGAGCTTCTGCAAAAGACGGGGATCGCGGTCTCTCCGGGGGTAGGTTTTGGCGATCTGGGCGAGGGCTATGTGAGATTTGCCCTGATCGACTCGGTTGAAAGGATAAAAGAAGGCATAGAGCGCATGAGAAAGGCGGGCATAAGATACAACAATGTCTAAAGAAGTAAAGGACCCCAGGCCTCTTGTCGCGGTCACCATGGGAGATCCCGCGGGCATAGGTCCCGAGATCTGCATCAAGGCTCTCTCTCTGCTCGAAGTCCAGAGGATCTGCCGCTCGGTGGTTATCGGTGACCTTAAGGTAATAAAGAACGCCGCAAAATTCTCGAAGACCTCCCCTCTCATACTTAACCCGATCAAGCGCCTGGACGAGGGAAAATATCTGGGACAGTACCTCAATGTGCTGGATCTGGACAATGTCAACGCGTCCAAACTTAAAACGGGAAAGATAAGCGCGGAGGCCGGAAGGGCGGCGATCAAATATGTGGAAAAAGCCATAGATCTGGCCCTTGCCGAAAAGGTAGATGCCATTACCACAGCCCCGATAAACAAAGAGGCCGTTAACAAAGCCGGTTATTCTTTCAAAGGGCACACGGAGCTCCTTGCAAAAAGGACCGGGGCCAAGCATTACGGCATGATGTTTTTGTCGGACTCTATCCGTGTCATGCTTGTCACGACCCACACCCCGCTTTGCCAGGTCGCAAAAGAGCTTGACAGGAAAAAGATCGTTGATGCCATAAAACTGACTGACAAAACCCTGGAAAAACTGCTCAAGAAAAAACCCCGGATAGCGGTGGCAGGCCTAAATCCTCACGCCGGAGAGAACGGCATCCTTGGGATAGAGGAAGAAAAACTCATCAAGCCGGCCGTTGAAGAAGCAAAAAAACTCGGCATCAATGTAAAAGGCCCAATGTCTCCGGATGCGGTCTTTTATCTTGCCAATGTCGGGATGTTTGATGCGGTGGTTGCCATGTACCACGACCAGGGCCTGATACCTTTAAAACTGCTGTCCTTTAACAGGTCCGTCAATGTTACGGTGGGCCTTCCGATAATCAGGACCTCCGTTGACCACGGCACCGGTTTTGACATAGCCGGCAAGGGCTGGGCCGATCCCAGAAGCCTGGTCCAGGCCATCAAGGTCGCGGTAATGATGGCCCAAAAGTAGGCTAAAGCATATTCTGGTAAGGGCAAATAATTATTTGCCCCAACATTATGAAATCCACATCTCAACTCACCAAAGACCTCCTGACCAAACACAGTTTTCATCTCAAAAGAAGGCTCGGTCAAAATCTCTTAACCGACGAAGCCTGTCTAAACAGAATAATTGAAGCAGCCGATCTTTCTGAAGAAGATACTGTTATAGAAATTGGGACCGGCACCGGGATCCTCACAAAGGAACTTGCTAAAACTGCCAAAAAAGTCATAACATTCGAGATCGACAAGCGAATCGTTGAGATAGCACGCGAATATTTGAAGGATTGTACCAATATTGAAATTATCAATGAGGATTTTTTAACCGTAGGCGCAGGTCGCAACCTGCGCCTAGCGGAAACGGTAAAATTTGTCGCCAACGTTCCCTATTACATCACGACCCCGATCATAGAAAAAATCCTCTCAACCCCTTTCTCCTGCGCCGTGCTTACCGTCCAGCGCGAATTCGCCGAAAGGATGACGGCAAACCCCGGCACCAAAGAATATGGGAGTTTTACAATATTCGTGAATTACTATACGGAACCGGAGATCGTATCCTATATCCCGAGATCCGCGTTCCTGCCGCAGCCGACGGTGGGGTCGGCAATAATAAGGTTGGCTGCAAAACCCGTAGGGGCGCGTCGCGACGCGCCCCTGCATTTTTTTCCCGTCGTCCGCGCCGCCTTTAATCAGAGAAGAAAGACCCTGCGCAATGCTCTGATATCAAAGTTCGAATCAGAAGCGGTGGACAGGGCGCTCAAAAGTGCCGGAATAGATCCAAAGATAAGGGGAGAAAAGCTGTCTATTGCTGATTTTAAGCGCCTCGCCGGTGCTTTATGACATGCCCCTCCGACATATAGACCACATCCTCGGCAATGTTCATCGCATGATCGCAGATCCTCTCAAGGAACCTGGCAATAAGAAGAAGCGGCACCGCCCTGGGGATTGAACTTCCGTCTTTCATCATTATGCCTGTAAGTTCGTCAGTAATAAGATCCCTCAGTATATCCGATTCTTTTTCCAGTTTTCTTAATCCCCTGGCCTTTACAGCGTCCCTATCCACATACGCGTTCAAGACTTCGCATATCATGGATTTAGCTACTTCAGAAAGCTTTGGAATATCAATAAGAGGTTTAAGCAGGGGTTCTTTGACAAGCTCCAGGTTCTTTTGTGCGACATCCACAGAAAGGTCCCCTATCCGCTCAAGGTCGGTAGCAATGTTTATGGCTGTTGTAATGAACCTGAGGTCCACTGCTACCGGCTGCCACCTTGCGATCAGCTCTATGCAGTTGTCGTTTATCTCCAGCTCCATGGCATCTATATGACTGTCCCCGTCTATTACCTTAAGAGAAAGAGCTTCATCGCGGGCTTTAAGAGCCTCAACACTGTCAAATATGGCTCCGGATGCCAGGCAGCCCATTTTAAGCACTTTTTCTTTGAGAAAGCCAAGTTCAGCATCAAAGGTCCTCTCGTTCATTGCTGTTTCCCCTTTTTGACCTGTTCTAACAGTGCCTCTACTTTTATTCTGATACTGTCCCTGACGGACCTGAAGCCTTCAATTCCCCCGCCCTTCGGGTCCGGAATGTCCCAGTTAATATGCTCCTTGGCAACTGCAAAAGGACATCTGTCCCCGCAACCTAAAGTGATGGCATAGTCAAAAGATTTGACCGGAAGATCATCAAATCCTTTGGACCTGTTCTTCGATATATCTATTCCGGCCTCGATCATTGCCGCCATAGACATCGGATTGACTAAGCCTGAAGGTTTTGAGCCCGCACTGTAAG from the Candidatus Margulisiibacteriota bacterium genome contains:
- the lipA gene encoding lipoyl synthase; amino-acid sequence: MQQLPEWLIKRVPKASNMRKVRELIGDDSIHTVCESASCPNIGECFSKNTATFMILGDTCTRACKFCGVEKLSSATYPLYPIPLTRLDSARRKLDPNEPNKVALASKKLGSQYIVITSVTRDDLPDQGAGQFILTVQEIRKLLPEAQIELLVPDFWADKDIIAKIVHIKPNIFAHNIEMVPSLYGKLRPSSDYFRSLDVLRTARELDGSLYTKSGFMLGLGEKKDEVIGLMKDLRSVDCNILTIGQYLQPSKAQTEVREYIHPDVFAEHKKTAEGLGFKKVISGPFVRSSYRFSEE
- a CDS encoding LL-diaminopimelate aminotransferase; translation: MFEEAQRLSSLPTYVFDLVDKHKSEERAKGKDLIDLSMASPDLPTPLQVVEAMKKALDDAATHRYPNFNGLQEFREAVRDFCLRQYGVHVDAGKEVIPLIGSKEGLVHFALAFVDPGDTVLVPVPAYPAHFRGTLIAGGAPIVLPTSEKTGYLPDLSIIDEAIAKKAKILFLSFPTNPTGAVATKEFFKEAVEFCKKHNLILVHDFAYAEIFYDGNRPISLMTIPGAKDVALEFHTFSKTFSMAGWRAGFVIGNHELIESLRKMKTNLDYGLFMATQKACIAALKLPKPYFEELRRTYQERRDALISGLQELGWKIEKPKASMYVWAQVPRGYTSSNFALELLQKTGIAVSPGVGFGDLGEGYVRFALIDSVERIKEGIERMRKAGIRYNNV
- the pdxA gene encoding 4-hydroxythreonine-4-phosphate dehydrogenase PdxA, whose translation is MSKEVKDPRPLVAVTMGDPAGIGPEICIKALSLLEVQRICRSVVIGDLKVIKNAAKFSKTSPLILNPIKRLDEGKYLGQYLNVLDLDNVNASKLKTGKISAEAGRAAIKYVEKAIDLALAEKVDAITTAPINKEAVNKAGYSFKGHTELLAKRTGAKHYGMMFLSDSIRVMLVTTHTPLCQVAKELDRKKIVDAIKLTDKTLEKLLKKKPRIAVAGLNPHAGENGILGIEEEKLIKPAVEEAKKLGINVKGPMSPDAVFYLANVGMFDAVVAMYHDQGLIPLKLLSFNRSVNVTVGLPIIRTSVDHGTGFDIAGKGWADPRSLVQAIKVAVMMAQK
- the rsmA gene encoding 16S rRNA (adenine(1518)-N(6)/adenine(1519)-N(6))-dimethyltransferase RsmA, with amino-acid sequence MKSTSQLTKDLLTKHSFHLKRRLGQNLLTDEACLNRIIEAADLSEEDTVIEIGTGTGILTKELAKTAKKVITFEIDKRIVEIAREYLKDCTNIEIINEDFLTVGAGRNLRLAETVKFVANVPYYITTPIIEKILSTPFSCAVLTVQREFAERMTANPGTKEYGSFTIFVNYYTEPEIVSYIPRSAFLPQPTVGSAIIRLAAKPVGARRDAPLHFFPVVRAAFNQRRKTLRNALISKFESEAVDRALKSAGIDPKIRGEKLSIADFKRLAGAL
- the phoU gene encoding phosphate signaling complex protein PhoU gives rise to the protein MNERTFDAELGFLKEKVLKMGCLASGAIFDSVEALKARDEALSLKVIDGDSHIDAMELEINDNCIELIARWQPVAVDLRFITTAINIATDLERIGDLSVDVAQKNLELVKEPLLKPLIDIPKLSEVAKSMICEVLNAYVDRDAVKARGLRKLEKESDILRDLITDELTGIMMKDGSSIPRAVPLLLIARFLERICDHAMNIAEDVVYMSEGHVIKHRRGA
- a CDS encoding arsenate reductase ArsC encodes the protein MEKILFVCVENSCRSQMAEAWAKELGKDIVEAYSAGSKPSGLVNPMSMAAMIEAGIDISKNRSKGFDDLPVKSFDYAITLGCGDRCPFAVAKEHINWDIPDPKGGGIEGFRSVRDSIRIKVEALLEQVKKGKQQ